Within Bradymonas sediminis, the genomic segment CGCCGGCGACATCGAGCTGGTGTTTCGGGCGCCGCGCGAAAACAACGTCAAATTGCTGCTGTTGTGCGACGTCGGCGGCTCGATGGACCCCTACAGCCGGCTGACCTCGCGGCTCTTTTCGGCGGCCCACCAGGCCAGTCATTTTAAGAGCTTTAAGAGCTATTATTTCCATAATTGCTTCTACGAGACGCTCTTTAACGATATGGAGCGCCGCGACGGGGAGCCGACCGAGCAGGTCTTTCGGAACCTGGACTCCTCCTGGCGATGCATCGTGGTGGGCGACGCGGCGATGGCCCCCAGCGAGCTGACCCAGCGGGGCGGCTCGGTCGATTATTGGCATTATAATGAGCGCCCCGGCTTCGATTATTTGCAGCTTCTGCGCGAGACCATCCCGCGCACCGTCTGGCTCAACCCGGACCGCCCGGAGTGGTGGGGCAGTTGGACCACCCAGGCCATCGGCAAGCTCTTTGCGATGTATCCGTTCACGATGCAGGGGCTCGAAGACGGCATCGACGAGCTGCGCCGGCGAGCGTAGCGGGCGTTGGGTGCCGAGCCGAATAAGAAACGGGCTGCCAATTTGATTTGGCAGCCCGTTTCTTATTCGGCGCTCGTTGACCACTCTTAAGATGGCCTGCTTAGAAGTCGGGCCGCTCAACATAGGTCCCGTTGAAGTCTACCCGGGTGATATGGGAGTTCGGCAGGCCATCGGGGAAAATAAACGTCGCATCGCGAACGATGCCGCTAAACGAGTTGCCGAAAGATGTGATTTGAACGGTGCCGGTCTTCGCGGTGCCTTCGATATTTAGATCGATGTCCGAGCCCGGCTCGTCCGGGAGATCGCAGATGAGCTGCACGCATTTATTGCGGCAAATGGGGTCGGCGTACCATTTCTCGCCCTCTTCGGGGAAGTCTTGGATGAACGTCTTATAGAGCCAGCCATTGGGCCCGATATGGTAGGTTCCGACGTCCGCTCCCGTCCGCAGCCAGTATTCCTCGACATAGAGACCCAGGGCGACCCGTTCATTCTGCGGGAGCATGCCGGCGAAGAAGGTGACCTCGCGGGTCCATCCCTGCCCATCGATCTCGAAATAAAACCCATCAAGGTTGAAAGTTCCGTACTCCGATTGGAAGACGCACTCATCGCCGCCGCCGGAGCCGTTGTTGGTGCCAGTGCCGTTGTTGGTGCCAGTGCCGTTGTTGGTGCCAGTGCCGTTGTTGGTGCCGGTGCCGTTGTTGGAGCCAGTGCCGTTGTTGGAGCCAGTGCCGTTGTTGGTGCCAGTGCCGTTGTTGGAGCCAGTGCCGTTGTTGGAGCCAGTGCCGTTATTGGAGCCGGTGCCGTTGTTGGTGCCGGTGCCGTTATTGGTGCCGGTGCCGTTATTGGTGCCGGTGCTGTTATTGGTGCCGGTGCCGTTATTGGTACCAGAGCCGTTATTGGTGCCAGAGCCGTTATTGGTACCAGAGCCGTTGTTGGTGCCGGAGCCGTTATTGGTGCCGGAGCCGTTATTGGTGCCGGAGCCGTTATTGGTGCCGGTGCCGTTATTGGTGCCAGTGCCGTTGTTGGTGCCAGTGCCGTTATTGGTGCCAGTGCCGTTATTGGTGCCAGAGCCGTTATTGGTGCCAGAGCCGTTATTGGTACCAGAGCCGTTATTGGTACCAGAGCCGTTGTTCTCGCCCTGGTTTGCGCTGGGCCCGACATTTGTCGTGACTCTTGCCGCGTCGCCACATCCACTCAAAAGACCACCAAGCATCAGGGCTGTGGCCGCGGCTACGAGTTTCGAACGCTTAAATGGATTCATGGGATTTCGTTCCAGTTGGGTCTATCAGTGTCTAGGTGGTCACGCTCGATATAAGCTTTGTCGAATCGCATCATTTGCTTGGATGGCAAGCCTACCGAGGGTGGCGTTAAATCACAAATAGGATTGCCTAATTTCGTGTAATTTTTAGGATCGCAGGGGCGTCGAGGATGACTGGACTGTCGCGAAGGACGGGGCGCAGGTTCGATTTTTTTAGTGTCTTGAGGTGATTGACAAAATGTCACAAGCCTCGGCTAAAACGCGGGCGGTTTGACAAAATGTCATAATATTATAACACACGGGGTTTCTGGGTCCCCTGAGGTCGCCTCTAGCCGGTGTCGTTTCGTGGTATGGAACTTGCACTATTGTATGGTGCGCGCTGAGGTGTCGGGTCTAGCGCACCCTCTGGGGCTTCTTCGTTCGCTGCCATGGAATGAAGTCGAGATATCTGATGTTTGCCGCATTGCTTCGTTGGGTATTCCAAACTAGGAAGGTGGGCCCGGATTTCGACGGGCGATTTGAATCGCCGCAGGCGGCTCAACGCTCGATAAAAGCTCGACGCTCGACAAAAGAATGATATTAAGCCCCGGAGAATTTGATTCGGGCACGCCAAGATAAGGTTCTATGGAGAATTTCCTTCGAAAATATGGGTGGGCGCTGATGCTCGGGGTGATTGGTGTGGGGGCGCTGCTTCTGGCGCTCACGGCCAATAATATCCTGGCAAGCCAGCTCGCCCCGTTCACGGTTCCTGAGCTGCCCGAGATGCAGCAGGTTGCCCCGCGGCCCGCGCGCGCCTCGCAGTCCAAGGATTGGGACCGCACGATCGCGAAGCTCTGCTTGTTTGGGTGCGAAGATAACGCGCCCGTCGAGGAGTGCCCGGGCGGCTGCCCCGATGGCCAAGAATGCCAGGCGGGTCAGTGTCTTCCCGTTCAGGACCAGGCCGTCGATTCGGGGCTGCCGACCCTGAGCGACCTCAATATGCAATTGATGGGCGCGATGGTCGCCAGTAATCCCGAGTTTTCCATGGCGCTGCTTCGCGATGAGTCATCCGACGCGACCATGATTATGAGCACCGGTGATTTTATTCAGGGCACCATCGAGATCATCGAGATTCGCCGAGACCGCATCCTCTTATCGCGGGGCGGGCGTACCGAATATATGCTGATGAACCAGACGCTGGGGGGCGCGCCCACCAGCGCCACGCGGACCTCGGGGGTCACGCGCCCTCGGGCAGCCGCCAAGGCGCTCGCGCCTACACTGGGCAAGGCGCCGCGGGTCAACAGCGCGACCCAGGGCGCGGTCAAAAAGGTCAGCGATAACCAGTACGAGCTTAAGCGTGGTGCGCTCGACAAGCAGCTCAACGACCCCAAGGCGCTCGCCGAGCAGGGGCGCATCGCCCCGAACTTCAAAGACGGCAAGCGCGACGGCCTGAAGTTGGTCGGGCTGAGCCCCAATAGCGTGTACTCGCAATTGGGCATCCAGAGCGGCGACGTGCTGCAGTCGGTCAACGGTAAGAAGATCGACACGACCAGTCAGGCCATGGACCTCTTCGAGCAATTTAAATCCAGCGGTGAAGTGACCGTTGAGATTGAGCGGCGCGGCCAAAAAAAGCGCATGCAATATAAAATACATTGAGTTTTTTCGATATTCACCTTCAGTTCCGCCTTTTATTGAGACGTAGTTGATGATTCCGACGCAACGACAACTCCAGATTTCTTCCCCTCGCCGACGCGCGCCTCTGTTCTTGCCGCGGCGCATCACGCCCCATTTTTGCGCGGCATTATTGATGGGTGCGACCCTCTTTGCCGGGGCTTTGGTTCCCAGCGAGGCGGCCGCCCAGGAAAATAAGCCCGGCGTGATTGAGCGGGACGCTCCGGCGACAAACGAGGCGGAGAAGGAGGCCCCGGCGGCGGCGCCCAAGCCTGCGCGCTCCAGCGGCGAGACGGTTATCACGCCCGATAACGTCAGCCCGGACGAGCGCTTCAATTTGCCGGCGAATTTCGACACGAATTATCGCCCCAAGCGCACGCCGCGAAATACTCGCGTGACCCTCGACTTTCGCCAGGCGCAGCTCGCCGAGGTGGTGAAATTCTTCGCGGCCGCGATGAATAAGAACTTCATCATCGCGGATAATCTGCAGGCGAATAAGACCATCACGATCATCTCGCCGGAGGAGGTCTCGCTGGCGGAGGCGTATCGCGCGTTCGTCGCGGCGCTCGAGATGAACGGGTTGACCCTGGTGCCCTTTGGGCAATTCACCAAGATCATCGACTCCAAGAAGGCCATCTCCGAGCCCAGCCCCACCTATGGGGAGGGCGAGCGGCTGCCGAACCTGCAGCGCATGGTCACGGCGATCGTGCCGGTCGAGAATAGCTCGCCCGAAGAGATGCAGGGGATCATCAGCAAATTCGTCAGCAGCTCGGCGACGATCATCCCCTACGGCTCAAGCCTGATCATCACCGAGAACGCCTCGAACCTCACGCGCATCCGTGACCTGATCAAGCGCCTGGACCTCGACGAGGCCCAGGAGCAGGTTCATGTCTATGAGGTCCAATATGCCGAGGCCGCCGATATTCAGGCGAAGCTGACCGAGATTTTCGGCGCCGGCGATAAGAATCAAACCGCCGCCCAGCGCAAAGCCGCGGCCGCCAAAAAAGGCGACTCCGGCAGCGACCTGAACGTCCAGATCTCGCAGATCATCGCCGACGAGCGCACCAATAAGCTGATCATCCTGGCGAACCCGCGCGACTTCGGCCAGATCAAGTCGATGATCGAGCTGCTCGACGTGCCGACCGCCGTGGGCGGCCAGGTGCACGTGAAATTCCTGGAATATGCCGCCGCCGAAGAGATCGCGTCGGCGCTGTCGGGGCTTAGCTCCGGCAGCAACCGGCAGCAAACCACGCGTCGTGGCCGCGCCCCGGCACCCGCGCCGACCAACCAGGTCGCCGCGCTGCTCGACGGCGAAGTCCAGATCACCGCCTACACGCCCAATAACGCGCTGATCGTCACCGCCGCGCCCAAGGATTTCGTCGCGCTTGAGAGCGTGATCGACCGCCTCGACCGCCCGCGCAAGCAGGTCTATGTCGAAGCCGTCATCCTCGAGATCGCCATGGACACCAACTCGAAGTTGGGCATGGGCTTTAGCGCGGTGAGCGGCAAGGATTATGACGGCATTATCCCCGACTCCGCCCAGGAGTCCGGGCTGATCGATAATACCCAGGGCGGCATTATCGGGCAGAGCAACTTCAAGGGTCTGGCCTCGCTCTTCGGCGGGGCGCTCGGCGGCACCATCGGGCTTATCGGGCCGATCGCCACGATCCCAGGCACCGAGATTTCGCTGCCCGCGTTCGCGCTGACGCTCATGGCGACCCAGACCGACAGCGCGGTGAACCTGCTGTCGGCGCCGGCTGTGATGACGATGGATAACGAGGAAGCCGAGATCGTGGTCGCCGACCGCGTCCCCTTCGTCACCGGCATCGCCAGTGGGTTGAGCGGACTGAGCGGGTTGGCCGGGCTCGCGGGCGGAAGCTCCGGCGCGGCCGGACTCGGCGCCCTGGGCGGACTCGGCGGGCTTATCTCGCCGGTGCAATACGAGGACGTCGGTATCACGCTGCGCATCTTGCCGCAGATCAACGAGAGCTCGTATGTGCGCCTCGAGATCGACCAGGAGGTCAGTGACCTTAAGGGCGCCTCGACCGAGAGCAACCCGACCCCTACGCGCACCAAGCGCAGCATCAAGACGGTCGTGTTGGTCGAGGACCAGGCCACCGTCGTGTTGGGCGGCCTGATGAAAGAGAGCGAGACCAAGACCGTCACGAAAGTGCCGTTTTTGGGCGACATACCGCTGCTCGGGTTCCTCTTCCGCGACACCGGCACGCGCAAGGTCAAACAGAACCTCGTGCTGATGCTCACGCCGTATATTATCGAGAGTAAATCCGACATTCAGAAGATTTACGACCGCAAGATGGAAGAGCGAAAAGAGCTGTCCAAGCTGCTCAAGATCGACAGCAAGGATTATATCCGCAACGTCAACTTCCAGAAGAAGACCGGGCTTGTGGACCGCATGCGCAGCACGCTTCGCGAGGCGCAGCTCAACGCCGCGGCCCGCGAGGCCGCCGCTGCCGCCTTTGAGAACCAGGGGCCGCGCTATCAGATCCTGGGCAGCCAGGGCAAAGCGGGCCAGCCGAAATCAAACGCGAACGACGACTCCCAGGGCAACCCGGAGCAACCGTAATATGTATAACCGTCAAAAAATCGGAGATATCCTGATGCGCTGGGGGCATATTACCCCGGCGCAGCTCGAAAAGGCCCTCGGCCAGCAGCGCGAGAAGGGCGGCCTCATCGGCCAGGTCCTCATCGCGATGGAAGCCGCCACCGAGGCCCAGGTCATGGAGGCGCTGGCCACCCAGCTCGACTACCCCTATGAGCCGGGCATCGAGTCGGAGGCCATCGACCTGGCGCTGCTCGAGAAGTTGCAGCTGGGCTACGCGCGCGAGCACCGCGTGCTGCCCTTTGGCGTGCGCAATAATATGGTCCTGGTCGGCACGGATAACCCGCTGCACGTCGAGGCCCTCGACCAGATCCGCTTTTTGACGGGCAAAGAAGTGCTGCCGGTGGTGGTCCCGACCACCCCGCTGATGGACGCGATCAACAACGTCTTTGACCGCAAGAACCGCCAGCTAGGCGGCGGTCTGGATGAGCTCGACGAGGCCGAAAGCCCGCAGGGTGATGACGCCAGCATCGACATCAACGACCTGCTCGACGCCGCCGATGACGACGAGGCCCCGGTCATTCGTTTCGTCAATAGCCTCTTCGTGCAGGCGGTGCGCGAGCGCGCCAGTGATATCCACGTGGAGCCGGGCGAAAAAGAGCTCACGGTGCGCTTTCGCATCGACGGTGTGCTCAAAGAAATCGCCCACCCGCCGCGCCGATTTATGTCGTCGATCCTCACCCGCATTAAGATTATGGCGGGGTTGGACATCGCCGAAAAACGCCTGCCCCAGGACGGGCGTATTCGCATTAAGATGGCCGGTAAAGATATCGATATTCGTGTGGCGACCGCCCCGGCGATTCACGGCGAGCGCATCACGATGCGACTGCTGGATAAGTCCGCGGTGCTGCTGGATGTGCGCGATATCGGCCTGTCCCCCGAGAACCAGGAGCTTCTGCTGAAGCTGGTCCACCGCCCCAACGGCATCATCCTGGTCACCGGCCCGACCGGCTCCGGTAAGACGACCACGCTGTATTCGGCGCTCACCGAGATCAACCAGCCGGATAAGAATATTCTGACCATCGAAGACCCGGTCGAGTACCAGCTCGAGGGCATCAGTCAGATGCAGGTCAACGCCAAGATTAAGCTTAATTTCGCGACCGGCCTGCGCAGCTACCTGCGCCACGACCCCGACGTCATCATGGTCGGTGAGATTCGTGACCTTGAGACCGCTGAGATGGCGATTCAGGCCTCCCTCACCGGTCACCTTGTGTTCTCGACCTTGCATACCAACGACGCAGCGAGTGCGTTTACGCGCCTGACCGACATGGGCGTGGAGCCCTTCCTGGTCAGCTCGACGGTCATCGCCTCGCTCGCCCAGCGCCTGATCCGGCGGCTGTGCTCGGAGTGCAAGGAGCCCTATACCCCGACCGATACGGTGCTCGACGAGATGGGCATCAGCGCGCAGATGTTGGCCGAGGCCGGCGGGCATGTGTACCGCGCGCGCGACGGCGGCTGCGAGCATTGTCTGGGGCTGGGCTACCGGGGCCGAAGCGGTATCCACGAGATCCTGCACGTGCAGGACTCGGTGCGAAACCTGGTCATGAACCGGGCGGACGCCTCCAATATCAAGCGCGAAGCCTGCGCCCAGGGCATGCGCACCATGCGCGAAGACGGCGCGATCAAGGTGCTCGCCGGGATGACCAGCATCGAAGAGGTGTTGCGCGTCACCCAGGAAGATGACCCGGAAGAAGAAGCGATTTGATTAGGCGGCGAGTGCCGCTTTATCGCACGTATCTAGACAGAGTTCTTGTCCCCCGAAGGATGGCTTAATACCGATGCCCGTGTACGAATACAAAGGCCTGGACGCCGCTGGAAAGAGCGTCAAAGGTATCCACAACGCTGACACCAAGGGAGCGTTGCGCCAGCATCTGCAGGGTAAGGGCATCTATGTCACCGACGTTTGGGAGGGCAAGGCCGGCGCCGGCGAGAAGCGCGACGGCGACGTCGACTTCAAGAAGATGTTCGAGCGGGTGGGGATTCGGGATATCTCCATCCTCACCCGCCAACTCGCCACGCTCACCCGCGCGGGCATCCCGCTGGTCGAGTCCCTCAACGCCCTGAGTGACCAGGCCGACAAAGAGGAGCTTAAGCGCGTCTTGAGCGAAGTGCGCCAGAAGGTCAACGAGGGGTCGAGCCTGGCCAAAGCGCTGGCCGACCACCCGAAATATTTTAATAATCTCTACGTCAATATGGTGCGCGCCGGCGAAAGCTCGGGCAACCTGGACGTGGTCTTGGAGCGTCTGACCGAGTTCCTGGAAGCCCAGCTCGAATTGCGCGGCAAGATCATCGGCGCCATGGTCTACCCGATCATCATGTCGGTGGTCGGCGTGGCGATTATGAGCCTGCTCTTTATCTTCGTGATCCCCAAGATCACCCGGATCTTCGAGGACCAGGGCGCCGCGCTTCCCTGGATCACCCAGCGCCTGCTGGACGTGAGTTATCTCTTCTCGAATTTCTGGTTCATCATCTTCCCGCTGATGGGCGCCGCGGTCTACGGCTTCATGCATTGGAAGGGCACCAAGGATGGCCGGGAAAAGTGGGACCGCTTTGTGCTGAAGGTGCCGATCTTTGGGCCCCTGGTGCGCATGATCGCTATCGCGCGTTTTGCCCGCACGCTGGGCACGCTGCTGAGCAGTGGCGTGCCGCTTTTGACCGCGCTCGATATCGTCAAAAACATCCTGGGCAACACCCGGCTGATTGAAGTTATCGAGGACGCGCGCGTCAATATTCGAGAGGGCGAGTCCATCGCCCAGCCGCTGAAGCGCTCGGGCGAATTCCCGCCGCTGGTGACCCATATGATCGCGGTCGGCGAGCGCAGCGGCCAGCTCGAGGAGATGCTCGACAACGTGGCCATCGCCTATAATCAGCAGGTCGATATGCGCGTGCAGGCGCTCACGACCATCCTGGAGCCCCTGATGATCGTGCTGATGGGCGGCGGCGTTGCGTCCATCGTCTTCGCCGTCATGCTCCCGATTTTGCAGCTCAACCAGAATATCGGATAACCGACAATGTCCGCGCAGACGCACCCTGAAAATCGCACTCAAACTTTCAATCGTTCACCCATAAATGGAGCCAATCCTATGACGCATATGACCCCGCAGAACACCGAGACTCAGGACCTGAACACCCTCGAAGGCCGCCTGGCCGCGCGCCCGCGCATGGCCGACGTGATCCGCAATACGAAGGGCATGACCCTCGTCGAGATCATGATCGTCGTCACGATTATGGCGTCGATCATGGGCGTGGTTGGCTTCTTCGTCTTCGGCGCGCTGGACGAGGCCAACAAGAAGGAGGCCATCATTCAGATCGGTAACTACGAGCAATTGGTCAACACCTACTACCTGACCACCGACCCGCACTCCCTGCCCGATAGCCTGGAGGACCTGGCGACCAAAAAACGCCTGGCCGAGAGCATCAAGCCGGACCCGTGGGGGACGCCGTATATCTACAAAAAGCTGGGCGGGCGTGAGTTCGAGATCATCAGCGCCGGGCCGGACCTGACCGAAGGCACCGAAGACGATATCAGCAGCAAGGCCAAAGAATAAAAGAATAATCGCTGCGCTCGCCGTCCCCCGAGTACTTAGGGAGTATTATAAGTGACATCGTTGCCCCAAAATCGAGCGCCGG encodes:
- the gspD gene encoding type II secretion system secretin GspD, which gives rise to MGATLFAGALVPSEAAAQENKPGVIERDAPATNEAEKEAPAAAPKPARSSGETVITPDNVSPDERFNLPANFDTNYRPKRTPRNTRVTLDFRQAQLAEVVKFFAAAMNKNFIIADNLQANKTITIISPEEVSLAEAYRAFVAALEMNGLTLVPFGQFTKIIDSKKAISEPSPTYGEGERLPNLQRMVTAIVPVENSSPEEMQGIISKFVSSSATIIPYGSSLIITENASNLTRIRDLIKRLDLDEAQEQVHVYEVQYAEAADIQAKLTEIFGAGDKNQTAAQRKAAAAKKGDSGSDLNVQISQIIADERTNKLIILANPRDFGQIKSMIELLDVPTAVGGQVHVKFLEYAAAEEIASALSGLSSGSNRQQTTRRGRAPAPAPTNQVAALLDGEVQITAYTPNNALIVTAAPKDFVALESVIDRLDRPRKQVYVEAVILEIAMDTNSKLGMGFSAVSGKDYDGIIPDSAQESGLIDNTQGGIIGQSNFKGLASLFGGALGGTIGLIGPIATIPGTEISLPAFALTLMATQTDSAVNLLSAPAVMTMDNEEAEIVVADRVPFVTGIASGLSGLSGLAGLAGGSSGAAGLGALGGLGGLISPVQYEDVGITLRILPQINESSYVRLEIDQEVSDLKGASTESNPTPTRTKRSIKTVVLVEDQATVVLGGLMKESETKTVTKVPFLGDIPLLGFLFRDTGTRKVKQNLVLMLTPYIIESKSDIQKIYDRKMEERKELSKLLKIDSKDYIRNVNFQKKTGLVDRMRSTLREAQLNAAAREAAAAAFENQGPRYQILGSQGKAGQPKSNANDDSQGNPEQP
- the gspE gene encoding type II secretion system ATPase GspE, with protein sequence MYNRQKIGDILMRWGHITPAQLEKALGQQREKGGLIGQVLIAMEAATEAQVMEALATQLDYPYEPGIESEAIDLALLEKLQLGYAREHRVLPFGVRNNMVLVGTDNPLHVEALDQIRFLTGKEVLPVVVPTTPLMDAINNVFDRKNRQLGGGLDELDEAESPQGDDASIDINDLLDAADDDEAPVIRFVNSLFVQAVRERASDIHVEPGEKELTVRFRIDGVLKEIAHPPRRFMSSILTRIKIMAGLDIAEKRLPQDGRIRIKMAGKDIDIRVATAPAIHGERITMRLLDKSAVLLDVRDIGLSPENQELLLKLVHRPNGIILVTGPTGSGKTTTLYSALTEINQPDKNILTIEDPVEYQLEGISQMQVNAKIKLNFATGLRSYLRHDPDVIMVGEIRDLETAEMAIQASLTGHLVFSTLHTNDAASAFTRLTDMGVEPFLVSSTVIASLAQRLIRRLCSECKEPYTPTDTVLDEMGISAQMLAEAGGHVYRARDGGCEHCLGLGYRGRSGIHEILHVQDSVRNLVMNRADASNIKREACAQGMRTMREDGAIKVLAGMTSIEEVLRVTQEDDPEEEAI
- the gspC gene encoding type II secretion system protein GspC gives rise to the protein MENFLRKYGWALMLGVIGVGALLLALTANNILASQLAPFTVPELPEMQQVAPRPARASQSKDWDRTIAKLCLFGCEDNAPVEECPGGCPDGQECQAGQCLPVQDQAVDSGLPTLSDLNMQLMGAMVASNPEFSMALLRDESSDATMIMSTGDFIQGTIEIIEIRRDRILLSRGGRTEYMLMNQTLGGAPTSATRTSGVTRPRAAAKALAPTLGKAPRVNSATQGAVKKVSDNQYELKRGALDKQLNDPKALAEQGRIAPNFKDGKRDGLKLVGLSPNSVYSQLGIQSGDVLQSVNGKKIDTTSQAMDLFEQFKSSGEVTVEIERRGQKKRMQYKIH
- the gspF gene encoding type II secretion system inner membrane protein GspF, translated to MPVYEYKGLDAAGKSVKGIHNADTKGALRQHLQGKGIYVTDVWEGKAGAGEKRDGDVDFKKMFERVGIRDISILTRQLATLTRAGIPLVESLNALSDQADKEELKRVLSEVRQKVNEGSSLAKALADHPKYFNNLYVNMVRAGESSGNLDVVLERLTEFLEAQLELRGKIIGAMVYPIIMSVVGVAIMSLLFIFVIPKITRIFEDQGAALPWITQRLLDVSYLFSNFWFIIFPLMGAAVYGFMHWKGTKDGREKWDRFVLKVPIFGPLVRMIAIARFARTLGTLLSSGVPLLTALDIVKNILGNTRLIEVIEDARVNIREGESIAQPLKRSGEFPPLVTHMIAVGERSGQLEEMLDNVAIAYNQQVDMRVQALTTILEPLMIVLMGGGVASIVFAVMLPILQLNQNIG
- a CDS encoding type II secretion system protein GspG — protein: MTHMTPQNTETQDLNTLEGRLAARPRMADVIRNTKGMTLVEIMIVVTIMASIMGVVGFFVFGALDEANKKEAIIQIGNYEQLVNTYYLTTDPHSLPDSLEDLATKKRLAESIKPDPWGTPYIYKKLGGREFEIISAGPDLTEGTEDDISSKAKE